In the Brucella anthropi ATCC 49188 genome, one interval contains:
- a CDS encoding heme biosynthesis protein HemY, producing MLRVLFYFVVVAALGFGFAWLADRPGELDVTFAGNHYNVPLITAVAGIVAIVAAMLILWWLVKSIIQSPYTLRRHFRARKRDRGYQSLSTGLIAAGAGDAEAARRMTKQAGKLLSSDQEPLIKLLEAQTAMLEGRTEDARKGFEAMVDDPETRLLGLRGLYIEAQRVGALDAARHYAAEAASQAPQLEWASSAMMGQLCAEGDWDAALKLVDARKQALAHSKDVVKKERAALLTAKAMAVADVDHAQAKALALEANKLTPDLVPAAVVAARALFSDGDMRKGSKILEAAWKRFPHPDIASTYVYARSGDTAQDRLKRARHLVSLRSNNAEGSLALARAAYEAGDYRLARDNAEQVLRASPRESAYLLLADIEEAETGDQGKVREWLARAVKAPRDPAWTADGYVSEQWSPVSPVTGRLNSFEWKVPVVELAPAIEAEKPEIKGPVEAKPGNPLVLAEPKDKAGVVDASAVVERKSPVRDVEEAEVIVPAAEPVKVSPAPSVKKVEEVKPPVPNVVATDDDMEDEPRRAHLVVDDPGVDENKPSQKAQSGLRLF from the coding sequence ATGCTGCGTGTCCTGTTCTATTTCGTCGTCGTTGCCGCGCTTGGTTTCGGCTTTGCCTGGCTTGCGGACCGTCCGGGTGAACTTGATGTCACTTTTGCGGGCAATCATTACAATGTGCCGCTGATAACCGCTGTTGCGGGGATCGTTGCCATCGTCGCGGCCATGCTGATCCTGTGGTGGCTGGTCAAGAGCATCATCCAGTCACCTTACACGCTGCGCAGGCATTTTCGTGCGCGCAAGCGTGATCGCGGTTATCAGTCGCTTTCAACCGGATTGATTGCAGCCGGGGCCGGCGATGCGGAAGCAGCGCGCCGCATGACCAAGCAGGCCGGCAAATTGCTGAGTTCCGATCAGGAGCCGCTGATAAAGCTTCTCGAAGCGCAGACCGCTATGCTGGAAGGGCGCACGGAAGATGCCCGCAAAGGCTTCGAAGCGATGGTGGATGATCCCGAGACACGGTTGCTCGGTTTGCGCGGGCTTTACATCGAAGCCCAGCGCGTTGGCGCTCTCGATGCCGCACGCCATTATGCCGCCGAAGCCGCGAGCCAAGCGCCGCAGCTTGAATGGGCCTCGTCAGCCATGATGGGCCAGCTTTGTGCCGAGGGCGACTGGGATGCGGCGCTGAAGCTTGTCGATGCACGCAAACAGGCACTCGCCCATAGCAAGGATGTGGTGAAGAAAGAACGCGCTGCGCTTTTGACCGCCAAGGCGATGGCAGTCGCTGATGTTGATCATGCGCAGGCAAAGGCGCTGGCACTGGAGGCAAACAAGCTGACACCCGATCTGGTGCCTGCTGCCGTGGTTGCCGCGCGTGCGCTTTTTTCCGATGGCGATATGCGAAAAGGTTCGAAAATTCTGGAAGCGGCATGGAAACGGTTTCCGCATCCAGACATTGCTTCGACGTATGTCTACGCCCGGTCAGGTGATACGGCTCAGGACCGTTTGAAGCGCGCAAGGCATCTCGTCTCGTTGCGTTCCAACAATGCCGAGGGCAGTCTTGCTCTGGCACGCGCTGCCTATGAGGCGGGTGATTATCGCCTTGCCCGCGACAATGCCGAACAGGTTCTGCGCGCTTCGCCACGCGAAAGCGCCTATCTGTTGCTTGCCGATATTGAAGAAGCTGAAACGGGTGATCAGGGCAAGGTTCGTGAATGGCTGGCGCGGGCCGTCAAGGCGCCGCGTGATCCCGCGTGGACTGCCGACGGTTATGTTTCAGAACAATGGTCGCCTGTATCGCCGGTTACGGGACGCCTCAACAGCTTCGAGTGGAAGGTTCCCGTCGTGGAACTTGCTCCAGCCATTGAAGCGGAAAAACCTGAAATCAAAGGCCCGGTGGAAGCAAAGCCGGGCAATCCGCTGGTTCTTGCAGAGCCGAAAGACAAGGCTGGCGTAGTGGATGCATCAGCCGTCGTGGAGAGAAAGTCGCCTGTTCGCGATGTTGAGGAGGCTGAAGTCATCGTGCCTGCCGCCGAGCCGGTCAAGGTATCGCCAGCCCCTTCGGTAAAAAAGGTCGAGGAGGTGAAGCCGCCTGTTCCAAATGTGGTCGCGACTGATGACGATATGGAGGACGAGCCGCGTCGTGCGCATCTGGTGGTGGACGATCCGGGTGTCGACGAAAACAAGCCTTCGCAAAAAGCCCAGAGCGGATTGAGGCTTTTCTGA